The genomic region TATTGGCGTGTGCCGGAACGGGGACAGCCGCGACGACCGAGGCTTCGATCTCAGCTGGTTTCGCCTCCCGAGCGTCCGATGCCGCTATCGAAATGCGGGCGATGGGCTCTCCAACTGTGACCATTTCCCCGTCGCCCCGCAGAATGGAAACAAGCGTTCCATCCATCAGCGCCGGGAATTCGGCAATCGTCTTGTCCGTCTCGATCTCGATAATCGCCTCACCGCGCGCGAAGCTGTCGCCCGGCGCCTTCAGCCATTTGGCAACGCGGCCCTCTTCCATGGTCTCGCCGAGACGCGGCATGTCGAGATCGGTTTCCACCGGACCCGTCGCCGGGGCCGGAGCGGCTGGCTCGTCGGCAGGCATTTCGCCATCCTCGGCGGTCCAGTCCGGGCCGATGCCTATATCAACGCGGGCGAGCGGCTGGCCGACTTCCACCATATCGCCGACAAGGGCGATGATATCATGCAATGTGCCGTCGCCAAGCGCTGGATATTCGGCGACGGTCTTGTCGGTTTCGATTTCGACGATCGGATCGCCACGCTTGAAGGCATCGCCCGGCTGGATGAGCCAACCGACGACCTTTCCCTCGTCCATGGTCTCGCCGAGGCGAGGCATCTTCAGAATTCGTTCTGTCATCTCACCATTCTCTCGGCAGTGCTGGCGATCAGGGCGGCGGTGGGAACGCTGTTGGTCTCAAGGTCCTGCGATACGGAGATCGGGATATCCTCGCCCGCCACGCGCACGACCGGCTGTTCGAGGAAATCGAAGCATTCCTCGGTGATACGGGCCGAAAGCTCAGCGGCAACGCCGGATGTCATGACGGCCTCCGTCACCACCATCGCCTTGCCGACGCGCTCCACATGCTCGCGCACCGTATCGAAATCGAGCGGATTGAGCGTACGAAGGTCGATCACGGTCACTTCTATGCCCTTGTTTGACAGGGCTTCTGCTGCCTCCATCGCATAATGCACCTGACGCGAATAGGTGACGATGACGAGATCCTTACCTTCGCGGCGCACGGCGGCCTTGCCCCACGGCAGAGGCTCAGCGTCGAGATCCACGTCTTCCTTATGGGTGTAGAGCGCCTTGTGCTCAATGAAGACGACCGGATCGGGTTTGGTCAGGCTTTGGCGCAGCAGATGATAGGCATCGGCCACAGTCGCCGGCATGGCGAGCCGCAGGCCCGGCGTGTGCATTACCCAGGCCTCAAGGCTCTGGGAATGCTGAGCGCCGGCCGACCGGCCCGTGCCGCCCTGCGTGCGCAGCACCATCGGTACGCCCGTCTGGCCGCCGAACATATAGCGGATTTTCGCTGCTTGGTTGGCGAGCTGGTCCATGGTCATGCCGAGAAAGTCGATATACATCAGCTCGGCCACGGGGCGCAGACCCGTCATGGCCGCGCCGACGGCGGTGCCGATGATGGCAGGTTCCGAAATCGGCGTATCGATCAGCCGGTCCGCGCCGTGGATCTTGATGAGATCCTTGGTGACACCATACGCGCCGCCGTAGCGACCGACTTCCTCGCCGATGACGACGATGGACTTGTCTTCCGTCATTGCATCGTCCAGCGCCTTGCGCAGCGCGTCTCTGTAGGTCATCGCGGTCATTATGCTTCATCCCTGGCAAGTACGCGGTCGATACGGGTTCTGACGGGCTCCGGTTCTGGCTCGCCGACCGCATAGACGTCGCGGAACATCGAGCTGAGCGGGGGCGCCTTGGAGTCGACAGAGAAGTCGATGGTGGCGTCCATTTCGGCCGCGATGGTTTTATCGAGATCGTCGAGGGCGGCTTCCTTTTCCAGACCGGTCTCGATCAGGCGGTCGCGGGCAAAGCGCACCGGATCCTTCTTGCGGCCTTCCAGCTCTTCCTCTTCGTTCCGGTAGGGGCTTTTGTCCATGCGGGCGTGGCCGAAGAAACGGTAGACGTCGATGGAAAGAAATCCGGGCTTGCCCGCGCGCGCATCGTCCACCAGCCACCGGGCGGCGGATTGCACGGCCTCGACGTCGAGACCGTCCACGACCGCGCCGTTCAGCCCAAAGGCCTTGGCGCGCTGATCGAAGGCCGTGTTGCGGGTGGCCTGATCGACGCGGGTGCCCATGCCATACTGGTTGTTGATGCACACGAACAGGACAGGCAGATCCCAAAGGGCCGCCATGTTCATGCTCTCATAGAGAATGCCCTGCTGCATCGCGCCGTCACCGAAGAAGGCGATGGAGACGGACCCCTTCTTAAAATATTTGGAGGACAGGCCCGCCCCGACCACAGCTGGAATGCCGCCGCCTACGATGGCATTGGCGCCCAGATGCCCGAGCGCCATATCAGCGATGTGCATCGATCCGCCCTTGCCCTTGCAATAGCCGGTTTCCTTGCCGCCGATTTCCGCCATCATCTGCTTGGGATCGGCGCCGCGCGCCAGGAAGATGCCGTGGCCGCGGTGATGTGTGGTGAAGGTATCCTGCGGCTGCATGGCGTCACAGACCCCGGCGGCGGTCGATTCCTCGCCGATGGACAGATGCAACATTGAGCCGGCCGACTGGCCGCGAACGAAGAGTTCGCCGACACGCTCCTCGAAGGTGCGGATGCGTCGCATGGTGCGATAGAGATCCAGAAGATTGGAGTTGGCGGGGCCTTGCGTGGCCCTCCCCTCGCCTGACAGTTCGGTTTTGATGGTCATGGAAATACCGTCCTCGATCTCAGAGAAGCTTGAGCTTGGTGGTGCGGGAAACGATGGCCACCGCAATCAGGATGATGAGGCCCTTGACGATGCTCTGGATGTAGGTGTCCATGCCGATCAGGTTCAGGCCGTTGTTGATGACGCCGATGAACAGCGCGCCGAAGAAGGTGCCGGCAATCGTCGCCGTGCCCGGCCGGAACATCGTCATGCCGATGAACACGGTGGCAAGGCCATCCAGCAGGTAACGTTCGCCCGCATTGGGCTGGCCGGAGCCCAGACGGGCGGCCAGAAGCGCGCCGGCAATGCCCGCAAACACGCTGCAGACGATCATGGCGGCCGCGCGGTAGAAGCGGCCGTTAACGCCGGAGAGTTCAGCCGCTTTCAGATTGCCGCCAACCGCATAGATGTAGCGGCCGAAAATCGTGCGCTCCATCAGGAACCAGGCAAGCACCACGAACGCGACCATGAAATAGGCAAGCACCGGAATGCCGAAAAGCTGGCCCTGGCCGAGAAACAGATATTCCTCCGGCAAACCGCCATAGATGGCGCGGCCACCGGTCATCAAGAAGTTGATGCCGTACAGGATCGAGCCGGTGGCAAGCGTGGCGATCAACGACGGCACGCCGACAAGCGTGACCAGCGCCGAATTGACTGCGCCGACAGCGAAGCCTGCAGCGATACCAGCCAGAAGCGCCAAGGGCAGCGGCACGCCGGAGATCAAAAGCAGCGGCACCAGAATGCCGGCGAGGCCGACCATGTAGCCGACGGACAGGTCCATCTCGCGGGCCGCAAAGCCAAAGGTCAACCCTGCCCCGACGATGGTCAGCATCGAGATCTGCTGGATGATGTTGAGTAGATTGGACGTGGTCAGAAACCGGTCGACCGTCAGCGCGAAGCCGAGAAAGAGCAGGATGAGTGCAAAGAGCGTGCTGTATTTCAGCATCCAGTCGCGGCGCACGGGGCTGGAAGACGCAGCGCCTGTACGGGCCGCCTTGGATGAGGCTGGGGATTCGGCGATCATGGGGAAACTCCTGCCATGGCGGAAATGAAACGGGCCTCGGAAAAGCCCGGGCGATCAAGGCCGGGTGCTGCCTCGCCATTGACGAAGGGAACGACGCGGTGGGCGATATCGGCAATTTCGAGCAGGTCCGACGAGGCGACGACGATCGCCGCTCC from Rhizobium sp. CIAT894 harbors:
- a CDS encoding alpha-ketoacid dehydrogenase subunit beta codes for the protein MTAMTYRDALRKALDDAMTEDKSIVVIGEEVGRYGGAYGVTKDLIKIHGADRLIDTPISEPAIIGTAVGAAMTGLRPVAELMYIDFLGMTMDQLANQAAKIRYMFGGQTGVPMVLRTQGGTGRSAGAQHSQSLEAWVMHTPGLRLAMPATVADAYHLLRQSLTKPDPVVFIEHKALYTHKEDVDLDAEPLPWGKAAVRREGKDLVIVTYSRQVHYAMEAAEALSNKGIEVTVIDLRTLNPLDFDTVREHVERVGKAMVVTEAVMTSGVAAELSARITEECFDFLEQPVVRVAGEDIPISVSQDLETNSVPTAALIASTAERMVR
- a CDS encoding thiamine pyrophosphate-dependent dehydrogenase E1 component subunit alpha produces the protein MTIKTELSGEGRATQGPANSNLLDLYRTMRRIRTFEERVGELFVRGQSAGSMLHLSIGEESTAAGVCDAMQPQDTFTTHHRGHGIFLARGADPKQMMAEIGGKETGYCKGKGGSMHIADMALGHLGANAIVGGGIPAVVGAGLSSKYFKKGSVSIAFFGDGAMQQGILYESMNMAALWDLPVLFVCINNQYGMGTRVDQATRNTAFDQRAKAFGLNGAVVDGLDVEAVQSAARWLVDDARAGKPGFLSIDVYRFFGHARMDKSPYRNEEEELEGRKKDPVRFARDRLIETGLEKEAALDDLDKTIAAEMDATIDFSVDSKAPPLSSMFRDVYAVGEPEPEPVRTRIDRVLARDEA
- a CDS encoding ABC transporter permease; translated protein: MIAESPASSKAARTGAASSSPVRRDWMLKYSTLFALILLFLGFALTVDRFLTTSNLLNIIQQISMLTIVGAGLTFGFAAREMDLSVGYMVGLAGILVPLLLISGVPLPLALLAGIAAGFAVGAVNSALVTLVGVPSLIATLATGSILYGINFLMTGGRAIYGGLPEEYLFLGQGQLFGIPVLAYFMVAFVVLAWFLMERTIFGRYIYAVGGNLKAAELSGVNGRFYRAAAMIVCSVFAGIAGALLAARLGSGQPNAGERYLLDGLATVFIGMTMFRPGTATIAGTFFGALFIGVINNGLNLIGMDTYIQSIVKGLIILIAVAIVSRTTKLKLL